A part of Desulfomicrobium baculatum DSM 4028 genomic DNA contains:
- a CDS encoding LysM peptidoglycan-binding domain-containing protein, producing the protein MRRAVLLILALCFLTSITKPGFSEKPLRLFFEKNIRVEQKPGDEHIVKQGEWLYKILESKGYSATQIQRILPDITALNPHIPDINRLMPGQVIQIPEASSAADTGIRRPPPLAATKSYEKTPYVVRTGDTLIQILKAQGVPNSLIYSQYLDLFLELNPEIPNTNTLRVGQEIILPVTNQTEKVMAPAPPRAPAAQRSPKPEQIVVTQATAPSQAASVRSASARGASVLGAPGPIQPLQKQPEPSAPEPAQAPAAVLPKTPPTAPDSAGDADSFGQSDATNATAEKKRTPVSGLPFVKTVLEQMRFKFLPGDESMFPLPGSEWLVVKMSETPLLDAPWGDKILFCPVPKNAQWIANANKLGMKVCTISPRWSLQEVLEKLSSTFPKHFRLWGAGKELVLSRNGVGVTLLSPQMAIIERGGQKRIHMIWSRQTPDSPPLPQGLHEVLDEAQVKIIELDAYNELSRLPSRARESIYVPVATHLEIIRAMNPGNPEEIFGQAMPDTLSSLLQLLRDKDLLRQGMIQAAWHEGAQNRIAVQVPAWTVSGGTGKIAILDRRFSDPFLVSVLSHEGYTCFILPD; encoded by the coding sequence ATGAGACGTGCAGTTCTTCTTATTCTTGCTCTATGCTTCCTGACAAGCATAACCAAGCCGGGATTTTCAGAAAAACCGCTGCGCCTTTTCTTTGAAAAAAATATCCGCGTTGAGCAAAAACCCGGCGACGAGCACATCGTCAAGCAGGGCGAATGGCTCTACAAGATACTGGAATCAAAAGGCTACTCCGCCACGCAAATTCAGCGCATCCTGCCGGACATCACGGCTCTGAACCCACACATCCCGGACATCAACCGGCTGATGCCGGGGCAGGTCATCCAGATCCCAGAAGCGTCCTCCGCAGCCGACACCGGCATCAGACGCCCCCCGCCCTTGGCGGCGACGAAATCATACGAAAAAACGCCCTACGTCGTGCGCACGGGAGATACGCTGATCCAGATCCTCAAGGCGCAAGGGGTGCCAAACAGCTTGATCTACAGCCAGTATCTCGACCTGTTCCTCGAACTCAACCCAGAGATTCCGAACACCAACACCTTGCGCGTCGGACAGGAGATCATCCTGCCGGTCACAAACCAGACTGAAAAAGTCATGGCGCCTGCCCCGCCCCGTGCGCCTGCTGCGCAGCGGTCCCCAAAACCTGAGCAAATTGTCGTGACGCAGGCCACCGCGCCCAGCCAGGCTGCCTCCGTCCGGAGCGCTTCCGCGCGGGGCGCCTCCGTCCTGGGCGCCCCCGGCCCGATCCAGCCCCTGCAAAAGCAGCCTGAGCCTTCAGCGCCAGAGCCTGCGCAAGCGCCAGCGGCCGTGCTGCCCAAAACGCCCCCGACTGCTCCGGACAGCGCGGGCGACGCGGACAGTTTCGGTCAATCCGACGCAACAAACGCCACCGCAGAAAAAAAACGCACGCCCGTATCCGGCCTGCCGTTCGTCAAAACCGTGCTGGAACAAATGCGTTTCAAATTCTTGCCGGGGGACGAAAGCATGTTCCCCCTGCCAGGCTCGGAATGGCTGGTCGTCAAAATGTCCGAAACCCCGCTCCTGGATGCGCCCTGGGGAGACAAGATCCTCTTCTGTCCCGTGCCCAAAAACGCCCAGTGGATCGCAAACGCCAACAAATTGGGCATGAAGGTCTGCACCATCTCGCCCCGCTGGAGCTTGCAGGAAGTGCTGGAAAAACTCTCCTCCACTTTTCCGAAACATTTTCGGCTCTGGGGCGCCGGCAAAGAGCTGGTGCTTTCCCGCAATGGCGTCGGCGTGACCCTCTTGTCTCCACAAATGGCCATCATAGAGCGCGGTGGCCAAAAACGCATTCACATGATCTGGTCCAGACAGACTCCGGACTCACCGCCTTTGCCCCAGGGGCTGCACGAAGTGCTTGATGAGGCGCAGGTCAAGATCATCGAACTGGATGCATACAACGAACTTTCCCGCCTGCCGTCACGGGCTCGCGAATCCATCTACGTTCCCGTGGCCACGCACTTGGAAATCATCCGGGCCATGAACCCGGGCAATCCCGAAGAGATCTTCGGCCAGGCCATGCCCGACACGCTCAGTTCCCTGCTGCAGCTCTTGCGCGACAAGGATTTGCTGCGCCAGGGAATGATCCAGGCCGCCTGGCACGAAGGGGCGCAAAACCGCATCGCGGTGCAGGTTCCGGCCTGGACCGTGTCCGGCGGAACAGGCAAGATCGCCATATTGGACCGGCGATTTTCTGATCCGTTCCTCGTATCCGTCCTCTCTCATGAAGGCTACACCTGCTTTATTCTTCCCGACTGA
- a CDS encoding M23 family metallopeptidase: MKNRISSAFFLVILLLLGALGAMYYVKAEWTPPTLSLTPEQTTASTRTVFTITAADKDSALRSLHVVATQGTNSIDIMNTTLPAGTRELREEFSLPKAGLRNEALTLTITVKDTSWHRLGRGNRAQIVRQLDIDSKPPVISVLSGQHNVNHGGTGLVVYSTNEELATSGVRLGDHFFPGYPYQPGKFLCFFALPFNVDPKAVTPILVASDLAGNESTVGFNFRPLMKKFRHDDINISDNFLQSKMGQFADLYPDATSPIDIFLKVNSELRAKNVASLIQLGKDTVPQKLWDDTFIRLPNSAPMAAFADNRTYKYDGKAVDNQTHLGVDLASLAASPVPAGNTGRIILAEFMGIYGNVVVIDHGFGLQSLYSHLSEIHVQKGDMIQRGQVLGKTGATGMAGGDHLHFGMLVSGIEVQPIEWWDPQWIDHNITSKLE; encoded by the coding sequence ATGAAAAACCGTATCTCTTCAGCCTTCTTTCTTGTCATCCTGCTTCTTCTGGGAGCCCTTGGAGCCATGTATTACGTCAAGGCGGAGTGGACTCCGCCGACTCTTTCCCTGACCCCGGAACAAACCACGGCCAGCACCAGAACCGTGTTCACCATCACGGCCGCGGACAAGGATTCCGCATTGCGCAGCCTGCATGTTGTCGCCACCCAGGGCACCAACAGCATCGACATCATGAATACGACCCTGCCCGCCGGAACCAGGGAGCTGCGCGAAGAATTCTCTCTTCCCAAAGCCGGGCTCAGGAACGAAGCCCTGACCTTGACGATCACGGTCAAGGACACCTCCTGGCACCGCCTGGGGCGTGGCAACCGGGCTCAGATCGTGCGCCAGCTGGATATCGACTCCAAGCCGCCCGTCATTTCCGTTCTTTCCGGGCAGCATAACGTCAATCATGGCGGAACCGGCCTGGTGGTTTACAGCACCAACGAAGAACTGGCCACGAGCGGCGTGAGGCTGGGAGATCACTTTTTCCCCGGCTACCCCTATCAGCCCGGAAAATTTCTGTGCTTCTTCGCCCTGCCCTTCAACGTCGACCCCAAGGCCGTCACCCCGATCCTGGTGGCCAGCGATCTGGCCGGCAACGAATCCACGGTGGGTTTCAATTTTCGACCTCTCATGAAGAAATTCAGACATGACGACATCAATATCTCCGACAATTTTCTGCAATCCAAAATGGGGCAGTTCGCGGACCTCTACCCCGATGCCACGTCGCCCATAGACATTTTCCTCAAAGTCAACTCCGAGCTTCGCGCCAAAAACGTTGCCTCCCTGATCCAGCTCGGCAAGGACACCGTGCCCCAGAAGCTCTGGGACGACACGTTCATCCGCCTGCCCAACAGTGCGCCCATGGCGGCTTTCGCCGACAACCGCACCTACAAGTATGACGGCAAGGCCGTGGACAACCAGACCCATCTCGGAGTGGACCTCGCCTCCCTCGCGGCCTCCCCCGTTCCGGCCGGCAACACCGGGCGCATCATCCTGGCCGAATTCATGGGCATCTATGGCAACGTGGTCGTCATCGACCACGGATTCGGACTGCAATCCCTGTATTCGCACCTGAGCGAAATCCATGTGCAGAAAGGGGATATGATCCAGCGCGGACAGGTTCTCGGCAAGACCGGCGCCACGGGCATGGCCGGCGGAGACCACCTGCACTTCGGCATGCTGGTTTCCGGCATTGAGGTGCAGCCCATCGAATGGTGGGACCCGCAGTGGATCGACCACAACATCACCTCCAAGCTGGAGTGA
- a CDS encoding pyrimidine/purine nucleoside phosphorylase, producing the protein MTEFANVTVLKNANVYFDGKVTSRTLVFPDGSKKTLGVMLPGDYEFGTAEKELMEILSGELEILLPGETAWKRISGGMAFEVPANARFSLKILAVTDYCCSYIK; encoded by the coding sequence ATGACTGAATTTGCAAACGTCACCGTGCTCAAGAACGCCAACGTCTATTTTGACGGCAAGGTCACCAGCCGCACCCTCGTTTTTCCCGACGGATCCAAAAAAACCCTAGGCGTCATGCTGCCCGGAGACTACGAATTCGGGACTGCCGAAAAGGAACTGATGGAGATCCTGTCCGGCGAACTGGAAATACTCCTGCCCGGCGAAACGGCCTGGAAACGCATCAGCGGCGGCATGGCTTTCGAAGTTCCGGCCAACGCCAGGTTTTCCCTCAAAATCCTGGCAGTGACCGACTACTGCTGCTCCTACATCAAATAA
- a CDS encoding hydrogenase maturation nickel metallochaperone HypA, with product MHELSIAESLIKIIGEEMAKHGLTKLHSFKIVYGQISAIVPEALETCFEMLTMNTPFAGAKMETQVMPMVVRCRQCGHEFSPSLEERVIMPCPKCTTELGHEIISGRELYIDNIEAE from the coding sequence ATGCATGAACTGTCCATCGCCGAAAGCCTGATCAAGATCATCGGCGAAGAAATGGCCAAACATGGCCTTACGAAACTGCACTCGTTCAAGATTGTTTATGGCCAGATCTCGGCCATCGTTCCCGAAGCTCTTGAAACCTGCTTTGAAATGCTGACCATGAACACCCCCTTTGCCGGAGCGAAGATGGAGACGCAGGTCATGCCCATGGTCGTGCGCTGCCGCCAGTGCGGCCACGAATTCAGCCCCAGCCTGGAAGAACGCGTCATCATGCCCTGCCCAAAGTGTACGACCGAATTGGGACATGAGATCATCTCCGGCCGTGAACTCTACATAGATAACATCGAAGCCGAATAA
- a CDS encoding CBS domain-containing protein codes for MYVGLAMDRHVPTITSDTLIIKADRMMEENRLWILLVVEDGKLKGYVAKEDIRAALPSGATTFSKHEINYLLSRMTVKELVRSSMPTVTPETEIEVAAKIMHDKDLAGLAVVDTKNQLRGYISRGSMLAVLVEEMGLELGGNRIVIEAEDRKGLMAEISRLFFDLGVNILSTSTFFRGNQRLLVFRVRTDDSEGLERVLTDKGYKIAGPERFEQEWA; via the coding sequence ATGTATGTAGGCCTTGCCATGGACAGACACGTCCCCACCATCACTTCCGATACGCTGATTATCAAAGCGGATCGCATGATGGAGGAGAATAGACTATGGATTTTACTTGTTGTTGAAGACGGCAAGCTCAAGGGATATGTGGCCAAGGAAGATATCCGGGCTGCATTGCCATCTGGAGCGACAACATTCAGCAAACATGAAATTAATTATCTTTTATCCAGGATGACGGTAAAAGAGCTGGTGCGAAGCTCAATGCCCACTGTGACGCCTGAAACGGAAATCGAAGTCGCGGCCAAGATTATGCACGACAAGGATCTGGCCGGTCTGGCCGTGGTCGACACGAAAAACCAGCTTCGGGGCTATATCAGCCGGGGTTCCATGCTGGCCGTGCTGGTGGAGGAAATGGGCCTGGAGCTTGGCGGCAACCGTATCGTCATCGAAGCCGAGGATCGCAAGGGCCTTATGGCCGAGATCAGCAGGCTTTTTTTCGATCTGGGCGTGAACATTCTGTCCACGTCAACCTTTTTTCGCGGCAACCAGCGCTTGCTGGTCTTCCGTGTGCGCACCGACGATTCCGAAGGCCTTGAGCGCGTGCTGACGGACAAGGGATACAAGATCGCAGGGCCGGAGCGTTTTGAACAGGAATGGGCGTAG